A single Anopheles funestus chromosome 2RL, idAnoFuneDA-416_04, whole genome shotgun sequence DNA region contains:
- the LOC125764677 gene encoding chloride channel protein 2 isoform X4 has protein sequence MHIPIKDEYVRDFSFEPEIILRRKDSLDIQRDKYHRKRLNSRRKRMKQNTLQVLTKSSPVLPPDRNSATEPTDNGDSGDVPNGTKSGSNSETSACIPSSMSNATLIDVSSSAACPAGSGLDDLDPADKEEIRRSIVDIEIEEFYYVSAQAQAKADEECRHPHVPTMYGRYTKDLGEYAKDEARRLRLLERRRKKDDKARNKELLDVRDNKFFKAASWLWRNTFARLGEDWVFLALLGIIMAMLSYVMDKGISMCTNSRVWLYRDLTNHPVAQYLAWVSLPVCLILFSAGFVHLVAPQSIGSGIPEMKTILRGVALKEYLTFKTLVAKVIGLTATLGSGMPLGKEGPFVHIASIVSQLLSKIITSFQSIYENESRNTEMLAAACAVGVGACFAAPIGGVLFSIEVTTTYFAVRNYWRGFFAAVCGATVFRLLAVWFQKADTVTAMFSTNFTSDFPFDPQELFVFALIGLVCGLGGALYVWVHRKYVLFMRSNKKMNKFLQKNRFLYPGIVALIVATLSFPIGFGKYIAGELSTHDQVHQLFSNFTWTKHELTVEQAAVVSNWRTPETNVFANLIIYLLYTFFMSIIASTIPVPSGMFIPVFKIGAAFGRIVGEAMHLWFPHGVRYGGMLAPIIPGGYSVVGAAAFSGAVTHTVSVGVIVFEMTGQITHIVPVMIAALISNAVAALLQPSMYDSIILIKKLPYLPDLLPSGSGMYNIYVEDFMVRDVRYIWKGISYQQLKEILKANKSLRSLPIVDSPDNKVLLGSVQRYELIKMIDKHIGREKRLEVAAKLMKEAEEKAREEQERQKREAAEALKTRRPSRFEVVPAPDILKLRERANNEMLPPQARRESNASVTGGPVFGGTQPKKSILKKTNSFTLKGFSPLSPHSPVHTPYTTITGTESRIRSAFDIIFRKSATLQDVTPDPEIGSIGTPSIVGSEGAPLTPGISKKVQLPRERVIDMSPEDQKAWEMEEMAKAIDVDHLHIDPAPFQLVERTSILKVHSLFSMVGINHAYVTNVGRLVGVVALKELRTAIESVNNGTLTPESVKAKQEEEARALVQKETDNNNGISAEDPLLPKRPGDTFSDKKSRN, from the exons ATGCATATACCGATAAAGGATGAGTATGTGCGTGATTTTTCGTTCGAACCGGAAATTATCCTACGTCGCAAGGATTCACTAGACATTCAACGTGACAAGTACCATCGGAAGCGACTAAACAGTCGTCGAAAACGAATGAAGCAGAACACACTGCAGGTGTTGACCAAGTCGTCACCAGTCCTTCCACCGGACCGTAATAGTGCAACGGAACCGACGGATAATGGTGATTCCGGGGATGTACCGAATGGTACTAAAAGTGGTAGCAATAGTGAGACTAGTGCATGTATACCGAGCAGCATGTCTAACGCCACCCTGATCGATGTATCGTCATCTGCCGCCTGCCCGGCTGGTAGTGGACTGGACGATCTCGATCCGGCGGATAAGGAAGAAATCCGACGCAGTATCGTTGACATCGAGATAGAAGAGTTTTACTACGTAAGTGCGCAGGCACAGGCAAAGGCAGACGAAGAATGTAGACACCCACACGTACCCACC ATGTATGGTCGTTACACGAAGGACCTAGGAGAATACGCCAAAGATGAAGCGCGAAGACTCAGGCTTCTTGAacgacgaagaaaaaaagatgataaagCAAGAAACAAG GAACTGTTGGATGTGCGAGACAACAAGTTCTTCAAGGCGGCCTCGTGGCTGTGGCGTAACACATTCGCCCGACTCGGTGAAGACTGGGTGTTCCTGGCACTGTTGGGCATCATCATGGCGATGCTATCCTACGTGATGGATAAGGGCATCTCGATGTGTACGAACT CACGCGTCTGGTTGTACCGGGATCTCACCAACCATCCGGTGGCACAGTATCTCGCCTGGGTATCGCTCCCGGTCTGTTTGATCCTGTTTTCGGCCGGCTTTGTGCATCTGGTCGCACCGCAGAGTATCGGGTCCGGTATACCGGAGATGAAAACCATCCTGCGTGGTGTAGCGCTCAAGGAGTATCTCACCTTCAAGACGCTGGTCGCGAAGGTGATCGGTCTCACGGCCACGCTCGGCAGCGGGATGCCGCTCGGCAAGGAAGGTCCCTTTGTACATATAGCTAGTATAGTATCGCAGCTGCTAAGTAAGATCATCACATCATTCCAATCGATCTACGAAAACGAATCACGCAACACGGAAATGTTGGCGGCGGCATGTGCGGTCGGTGTCGGGGCCTGCTTTGCCGCACCGATCGGTGGCGTACTGTTCAGCATCGAGGTAACGACGACGTACTTCGCCGTACGCAACTATTGGCGCGGATTCTTTGCAGCCGTCTGTGGGGCCACTGTCTTCCGGTTGCTGGCGGTCTGGTTCCAGAAAGCGGACACCGTGACCGCCATGTTTTCGACCAACTTTACGTCCGATTTTCCCTTCGATCCGCAGGAGCTTTTCGTGTTTGCTCTGATAGG aCTCGTCTGTGGCTTAGGTGGTGCCTTGTACGTATGGGTACATCGGAAGTACGTACTGTTTATGCGCTCGAACAAAAAGATgaacaaatttcttcaaaaaaa CCGTTTTCTGTATCCTGGTATTGTGGCACTTATTGTGGCCACTCTTTCATTTCCGATCGGCTTCGGTAAGTACATTGCGGGTGAGCTGAGCACACACGATCAGGTGCACCAGCTGTTTTCCAACTTTACCTGGACCAAACACGAGCTCACTGTCGAACAGGCGGCCGTCGTATCGAACTGGCGCACACCCGAAACGAACGTGTTTGCTAAcctgattatttatttactgtaCACG TTCTTCATGTCGATCATTGCCTCAACCATTCCCGTACCGTCCGGTATGTTCATACCCGTGTTCAAAATTGGCGCCGCATTTGGACGTATCGTCGGTGAAGCGATGCATCTTTGGTTCCCACATGGCGTACGGTATGGGGGCATGCTGGCACCGATCATTCCCGGTGGCTATTCGGTAGTTGGGGCGGCTGCTTTCTCCGGTGCCGTCACACACACCGTGTCCGTCGGTGTGATTGTGTTCGAGATGACGGGCCAAATAACGCATATCGTGCCGGTCATGATCGCGGCCCTCATCTCCAACGCGGTTGCAGCACTGCTCCAACCGTCCATGTACGACAGTATCATTCTCATCAAAAAGTTACCATACCTGCCCGATCTACTGCCGTCCGGTTCGGGCATGTACAACATTTACGTGGAGGACTTTATGGTGCGTGACGTGCGCTACATCTGGAAGGGAATCTCGTACCAGCAGCTGAAGGAAATTCTGAAAGCTAACAAAAGTCTCCGCAGCTTACCGATCGTCGACAGCCCGGACAACAAGGTGCTGCTTGGTAGCGTGCAGCGTTACGAACTGATCAAGATGATCGACAAACACATCGGGCGCGAGAAACGGCTCGAAGTGGCGGCCAAGCTGATGAAGGAAGCGGAGGAGAAGGCACGCGAAGAACAGGAGCGTCAGAAACGTGAAGCCGCTGAAGCATTAAAAACGCGCCGTCCGTCACGTTTCGAGGTCGTTCCTGCGCCGGACATTTTGAAACTACGGGAGCGAGCCAATAACGAAATGCTACCACCCCAAGCGCGCCGAGAATCGAACGCATCCGTTACCGGCGGTCCAGTTTTTGGTGGTACGCAGCCGAAGAAATCGATCCTCAAGAAAACGAACTCCTTCACGCTGAAAGGCTTCAGTCCGCTGTCTCCGCACAGTCCAGTCCATACGCCGTACACGACAATCACTGGTACAGAGAGTCGCATTCGGTCTGCGTTCGACATCATCTTCCGCAAATCGGCTACGTTGCAGGATGTTACTCCCGATCCGGAAATTGGTTCGATCGGTACACCGAGCATCGTCGGTTCGGAAGGTGCTCCACTAACGCCTGGCATCTCAAAGAAGGTGCAACTGCCACGGGAACGCGTTATCGATATGTCACCCGAGGATCAGAAGGCTTGGGAGATGGAAGAGATGGCAAAGGCGATCGATGTCGATCATCTCCATATCGATCCGGCGCCATTCCAGCTTGTCGAGCGTACATCCATCCTGAAGGTTCACTCGCTGTTCTCGATGGTGGGCATTAATCACGCGTACGTAACCAACGTTGGTCGTCTGGTCGGTGTGGTGGCTTTGAAGGAG CTACGAACGGCAATTGAGAGTGTAAATAATGGAACACTCACACCAGAGTCAGTTAAAGCCAAGCAGGAAGAGGAAGCACGTGCACTTGTCCAAAAAG aaaccgacaacaacaacggcaTTTCGGCGGAAGATCCTCTACTCCCAAAGAGACCCGGTGACACGTTTAGtgacaaaaaa AGTCGAAATTAA
- the LOC125764677 gene encoding chloride channel protein 2 isoform X3 yields MWRKSGTDRAGKIRDRAGHRASSGALERLRDNSTDYTERIFHDEEFGEENVELVDEEWASFERVLREFRERRLLKASMDNMPRQKKSSRKRRAQAFYPMPMPSMSDTVDQDSSSVSSSDEAYETDEDGYIRTLMYGRYTKDLGEYAKDEARRLRLLERRRKKDDKARNKELLDVRDNKFFKAASWLWRNTFARLGEDWVFLALLGIIMAMLSYVMDKGISMCTNSRVWLYRDLTNHPVAQYLAWVSLPVCLILFSAGFVHLVAPQSIGSGIPEMKTILRGVALKEYLTFKTLVAKVIGLTATLGSGMPLGKEGPFVHIASIVSQLLSKIITSFQSIYENESRNTEMLAAACAVGVGACFAAPIGGVLFSIEVTTTYFAVRNYWRGFFAAVCGATVFRLLAVWFQKADTVTAMFSTNFTSDFPFDPQELFVFALIGLVCGLGGALYVWVHRKYVLFMRSNKKMNKFLQKNRFLYPGIVALIVATLSFPIGFGKYIAGELSTHDQVHQLFSNFTWTKHELTVEQAAVVSNWRTPETNVFANLIIYLLYTFFMSIIASTIPVPSGMFIPVFKIGAAFGRIVGEAMHLWFPHGVRYGGMLAPIIPGGYSVVGAAAFSGAVTHTVSVGVIVFEMTGQITHIVPVMIAALISNAVAALLQPSMYDSIILIKKLPYLPDLLPSGSGMYNIYVEDFMVRDVRYIWKGISYQQLKEILKANKSLRSLPIVDSPDNKVLLGSVQRYELIKMIDKHIGREKRLEVAAKLMKEAEEKAREEQERQKREAAEALKTRRPSRFEVVPAPDILKLRERANNEMLPPQARRESNASVTGGPVFGGTQPKKSILKKTNSFTLKGFSPLSPHSPVHTPYTTITGTESRIRSAFDIIFRKSATLQDVTPDPEIGSIGTPSIVGSEGAPLTPGISKKVQLPRERVIDMSPEDQKAWEMEEMAKAIDVDHLHIDPAPFQLVERTSILKVHSLFSMVGINHAYVTNVGRLVGVVALKELRTAIESVNNGTLTPESVKAKQEEEARALVQKETDNNNGISAEDPLLPKRPGDTFSDKKVNNTITSMDSALSNSDNCSDIELDNINIDHGDTSTTNGTNSTTKPHTNNHSSQQQ; encoded by the exons ATGTGGCGAAAATCCGGTACCGATCGTGCGGGAAAGATCCGTGACCGTGCGGGACATCGAGCGTCCAGTGGTGCTTTGGAACGGTTGCGAGACAACAGCACCGATTACACCGAACGGATCTTTCACGATGAAGAGTTTGGTGAGGAAAACGTGGAGCTGGTCGACGAGGAATGGGCTAGCTTCGAGCGTGTGCTAAG GGAGTTCCGGGAGCGTCGGCTGCTAAAAGCTTCGATGGATAACATGCCGCGGCAGAAGAAATCATCGCGCAAACGGCGTGCCCAAGCATTCTATCCGATGCCGATGCCCAGCATGAGCGATACGGTCGATCAGGACAGTAGCTcggtcagcagcagcgacgAGGCGTACGAAACGGACGAGGATGGCTACATACGGACGCTC ATGTATGGTCGTTACACGAAGGACCTAGGAGAATACGCCAAAGATGAAGCGCGAAGACTCAGGCTTCTTGAacgacgaagaaaaaaagatgataaagCAAGAAACAAG GAACTGTTGGATGTGCGAGACAACAAGTTCTTCAAGGCGGCCTCGTGGCTGTGGCGTAACACATTCGCCCGACTCGGTGAAGACTGGGTGTTCCTGGCACTGTTGGGCATCATCATGGCGATGCTATCCTACGTGATGGATAAGGGCATCTCGATGTGTACGAACT CACGCGTCTGGTTGTACCGGGATCTCACCAACCATCCGGTGGCACAGTATCTCGCCTGGGTATCGCTCCCGGTCTGTTTGATCCTGTTTTCGGCCGGCTTTGTGCATCTGGTCGCACCGCAGAGTATCGGGTCCGGTATACCGGAGATGAAAACCATCCTGCGTGGTGTAGCGCTCAAGGAGTATCTCACCTTCAAGACGCTGGTCGCGAAGGTGATCGGTCTCACGGCCACGCTCGGCAGCGGGATGCCGCTCGGCAAGGAAGGTCCCTTTGTACATATAGCTAGTATAGTATCGCAGCTGCTAAGTAAGATCATCACATCATTCCAATCGATCTACGAAAACGAATCACGCAACACGGAAATGTTGGCGGCGGCATGTGCGGTCGGTGTCGGGGCCTGCTTTGCCGCACCGATCGGTGGCGTACTGTTCAGCATCGAGGTAACGACGACGTACTTCGCCGTACGCAACTATTGGCGCGGATTCTTTGCAGCCGTCTGTGGGGCCACTGTCTTCCGGTTGCTGGCGGTCTGGTTCCAGAAAGCGGACACCGTGACCGCCATGTTTTCGACCAACTTTACGTCCGATTTTCCCTTCGATCCGCAGGAGCTTTTCGTGTTTGCTCTGATAGG aCTCGTCTGTGGCTTAGGTGGTGCCTTGTACGTATGGGTACATCGGAAGTACGTACTGTTTATGCGCTCGAACAAAAAGATgaacaaatttcttcaaaaaaa CCGTTTTCTGTATCCTGGTATTGTGGCACTTATTGTGGCCACTCTTTCATTTCCGATCGGCTTCGGTAAGTACATTGCGGGTGAGCTGAGCACACACGATCAGGTGCACCAGCTGTTTTCCAACTTTACCTGGACCAAACACGAGCTCACTGTCGAACAGGCGGCCGTCGTATCGAACTGGCGCACACCCGAAACGAACGTGTTTGCTAAcctgattatttatttactgtaCACG TTCTTCATGTCGATCATTGCCTCAACCATTCCCGTACCGTCCGGTATGTTCATACCCGTGTTCAAAATTGGCGCCGCATTTGGACGTATCGTCGGTGAAGCGATGCATCTTTGGTTCCCACATGGCGTACGGTATGGGGGCATGCTGGCACCGATCATTCCCGGTGGCTATTCGGTAGTTGGGGCGGCTGCTTTCTCCGGTGCCGTCACACACACCGTGTCCGTCGGTGTGATTGTGTTCGAGATGACGGGCCAAATAACGCATATCGTGCCGGTCATGATCGCGGCCCTCATCTCCAACGCGGTTGCAGCACTGCTCCAACCGTCCATGTACGACAGTATCATTCTCATCAAAAAGTTACCATACCTGCCCGATCTACTGCCGTCCGGTTCGGGCATGTACAACATTTACGTGGAGGACTTTATGGTGCGTGACGTGCGCTACATCTGGAAGGGAATCTCGTACCAGCAGCTGAAGGAAATTCTGAAAGCTAACAAAAGTCTCCGCAGCTTACCGATCGTCGACAGCCCGGACAACAAGGTGCTGCTTGGTAGCGTGCAGCGTTACGAACTGATCAAGATGATCGACAAACACATCGGGCGCGAGAAACGGCTCGAAGTGGCGGCCAAGCTGATGAAGGAAGCGGAGGAGAAGGCACGCGAAGAACAGGAGCGTCAGAAACGTGAAGCCGCTGAAGCATTAAAAACGCGCCGTCCGTCACGTTTCGAGGTCGTTCCTGCGCCGGACATTTTGAAACTACGGGAGCGAGCCAATAACGAAATGCTACCACCCCAAGCGCGCCGAGAATCGAACGCATCCGTTACCGGCGGTCCAGTTTTTGGTGGTACGCAGCCGAAGAAATCGATCCTCAAGAAAACGAACTCCTTCACGCTGAAAGGCTTCAGTCCGCTGTCTCCGCACAGTCCAGTCCATACGCCGTACACGACAATCACTGGTACAGAGAGTCGCATTCGGTCTGCGTTCGACATCATCTTCCGCAAATCGGCTACGTTGCAGGATGTTACTCCCGATCCGGAAATTGGTTCGATCGGTACACCGAGCATCGTCGGTTCGGAAGGTGCTCCACTAACGCCTGGCATCTCAAAGAAGGTGCAACTGCCACGGGAACGCGTTATCGATATGTCACCCGAGGATCAGAAGGCTTGGGAGATGGAAGAGATGGCAAAGGCGATCGATGTCGATCATCTCCATATCGATCCGGCGCCATTCCAGCTTGTCGAGCGTACATCCATCCTGAAGGTTCACTCGCTGTTCTCGATGGTGGGCATTAATCACGCGTACGTAACCAACGTTGGTCGTCTGGTCGGTGTGGTGGCTTTGAAGGAG CTACGAACGGCAATTGAGAGTGTAAATAATGGAACACTCACACCAGAGTCAGTTAAAGCCAAGCAGGAAGAGGAAGCACGTGCACTTGTCCAAAAAG aaaccgacaacaacaacggcaTTTCGGCGGAAGATCCTCTACTCCCAAAGAGACCCGGTGACACGTTTAGtgacaaaaaagtaaataacacAATCACCTCGATGGATTCGGCATTGTCCAACTCGGACAACTGTTCGGACATTGAGCTAGATAATATTAACATTGATCACGGTGATACTTCTACCACTAACGGTACCAACAGCACCACCAAGCCACACACCAACAACCATTCCAGTCAACAGCAGTAG
- the LOC125764677 gene encoding chloride channel protein 2 isoform X8, translating into MKREDSGFLNDEEKKMIKQETRWKSLQELLDVRDNKFFKAASWLWRNTFARLGEDWVFLALLGIIMAMLSYVMDKGISMCTNSRVWLYRDLTNHPVAQYLAWVSLPVCLILFSAGFVHLVAPQSIGSGIPEMKTILRGVALKEYLTFKTLVAKVIGLTATLGSGMPLGKEGPFVHIASIVSQLLSKIITSFQSIYENESRNTEMLAAACAVGVGACFAAPIGGVLFSIEVTTTYFAVRNYWRGFFAAVCGATVFRLLAVWFQKADTVTAMFSTNFTSDFPFDPQELFVFALIGLVCGLGGALYVWVHRKYVLFMRSNKKMNKFLQKNRFLYPGIVALIVATLSFPIGFGKYIAGELSTHDQVHQLFSNFTWTKHELTVEQAAVVSNWRTPETNVFANLIIYLLYTFFMSIIASTIPVPSGMFIPVFKIGAAFGRIVGEAMHLWFPHGVRYGGMLAPIIPGGYSVVGAAAFSGAVTHTVSVGVIVFEMTGQITHIVPVMIAALISNAVAALLQPSMYDSIILIKKLPYLPDLLPSGSGMYNIYVEDFMVRDVRYIWKGISYQQLKEILKANKSLRSLPIVDSPDNKVLLGSVQRYELIKMIDKHIGREKRLEVAAKLMKEAEEKAREEQERQKREAAEALKTRRPSRFEVVPAPDILKLRERANNEMLPPQARRESNASVTGGPVFGGTQPKKSILKKTNSFTLKGFSPLSPHSPVHTPYTTITGTESRIRSAFDIIFRKSATLQDVTPDPEIGSIGTPSIVGSEGAPLTPGISKKVQLPRERVIDMSPEDQKAWEMEEMAKAIDVDHLHIDPAPFQLVERTSILKVHSLFSMVGINHAYVTNVGRLVGVVALKELRTAIESVNNGTLTPESVKAKQEEEARALVQKETDNNNGISAEDPLLPKRPGDTFSDKKVNNTITSMDSALSNSDNCSDIELDNINIDHGDTSTTNGTNSTTKPHTNNHSSQQQ; encoded by the exons ATGAAGCGCGAAGACTCAGGCTTCTTGAacgacgaagaaaaaaagatgataaagCAAGAAACAAG ATGGAAATCGTTGCAGGAACTGTTGGATGTGCGAGACAACAAGTTCTTCAAGGCGGCCTCGTGGCTGTGGCGTAACACATTCGCCCGACTCGGTGAAGACTGGGTGTTCCTGGCACTGTTGGGCATCATCATGGCGATGCTATCCTACGTGATGGATAAGGGCATCTCGATGTGTACGAACT CACGCGTCTGGTTGTACCGGGATCTCACCAACCATCCGGTGGCACAGTATCTCGCCTGGGTATCGCTCCCGGTCTGTTTGATCCTGTTTTCGGCCGGCTTTGTGCATCTGGTCGCACCGCAGAGTATCGGGTCCGGTATACCGGAGATGAAAACCATCCTGCGTGGTGTAGCGCTCAAGGAGTATCTCACCTTCAAGACGCTGGTCGCGAAGGTGATCGGTCTCACGGCCACGCTCGGCAGCGGGATGCCGCTCGGCAAGGAAGGTCCCTTTGTACATATAGCTAGTATAGTATCGCAGCTGCTAAGTAAGATCATCACATCATTCCAATCGATCTACGAAAACGAATCACGCAACACGGAAATGTTGGCGGCGGCATGTGCGGTCGGTGTCGGGGCCTGCTTTGCCGCACCGATCGGTGGCGTACTGTTCAGCATCGAGGTAACGACGACGTACTTCGCCGTACGCAACTATTGGCGCGGATTCTTTGCAGCCGTCTGTGGGGCCACTGTCTTCCGGTTGCTGGCGGTCTGGTTCCAGAAAGCGGACACCGTGACCGCCATGTTTTCGACCAACTTTACGTCCGATTTTCCCTTCGATCCGCAGGAGCTTTTCGTGTTTGCTCTGATAGG aCTCGTCTGTGGCTTAGGTGGTGCCTTGTACGTATGGGTACATCGGAAGTACGTACTGTTTATGCGCTCGAACAAAAAGATgaacaaatttcttcaaaaaaa CCGTTTTCTGTATCCTGGTATTGTGGCACTTATTGTGGCCACTCTTTCATTTCCGATCGGCTTCGGTAAGTACATTGCGGGTGAGCTGAGCACACACGATCAGGTGCACCAGCTGTTTTCCAACTTTACCTGGACCAAACACGAGCTCACTGTCGAACAGGCGGCCGTCGTATCGAACTGGCGCACACCCGAAACGAACGTGTTTGCTAAcctgattatttatttactgtaCACG TTCTTCATGTCGATCATTGCCTCAACCATTCCCGTACCGTCCGGTATGTTCATACCCGTGTTCAAAATTGGCGCCGCATTTGGACGTATCGTCGGTGAAGCGATGCATCTTTGGTTCCCACATGGCGTACGGTATGGGGGCATGCTGGCACCGATCATTCCCGGTGGCTATTCGGTAGTTGGGGCGGCTGCTTTCTCCGGTGCCGTCACACACACCGTGTCCGTCGGTGTGATTGTGTTCGAGATGACGGGCCAAATAACGCATATCGTGCCGGTCATGATCGCGGCCCTCATCTCCAACGCGGTTGCAGCACTGCTCCAACCGTCCATGTACGACAGTATCATTCTCATCAAAAAGTTACCATACCTGCCCGATCTACTGCCGTCCGGTTCGGGCATGTACAACATTTACGTGGAGGACTTTATGGTGCGTGACGTGCGCTACATCTGGAAGGGAATCTCGTACCAGCAGCTGAAGGAAATTCTGAAAGCTAACAAAAGTCTCCGCAGCTTACCGATCGTCGACAGCCCGGACAACAAGGTGCTGCTTGGTAGCGTGCAGCGTTACGAACTGATCAAGATGATCGACAAACACATCGGGCGCGAGAAACGGCTCGAAGTGGCGGCCAAGCTGATGAAGGAAGCGGAGGAGAAGGCACGCGAAGAACAGGAGCGTCAGAAACGTGAAGCCGCTGAAGCATTAAAAACGCGCCGTCCGTCACGTTTCGAGGTCGTTCCTGCGCCGGACATTTTGAAACTACGGGAGCGAGCCAATAACGAAATGCTACCACCCCAAGCGCGCCGAGAATCGAACGCATCCGTTACCGGCGGTCCAGTTTTTGGTGGTACGCAGCCGAAGAAATCGATCCTCAAGAAAACGAACTCCTTCACGCTGAAAGGCTTCAGTCCGCTGTCTCCGCACAGTCCAGTCCATACGCCGTACACGACAATCACTGGTACAGAGAGTCGCATTCGGTCTGCGTTCGACATCATCTTCCGCAAATCGGCTACGTTGCAGGATGTTACTCCCGATCCGGAAATTGGTTCGATCGGTACACCGAGCATCGTCGGTTCGGAAGGTGCTCCACTAACGCCTGGCATCTCAAAGAAGGTGCAACTGCCACGGGAACGCGTTATCGATATGTCACCCGAGGATCAGAAGGCTTGGGAGATGGAAGAGATGGCAAAGGCGATCGATGTCGATCATCTCCATATCGATCCGGCGCCATTCCAGCTTGTCGAGCGTACATCCATCCTGAAGGTTCACTCGCTGTTCTCGATGGTGGGCATTAATCACGCGTACGTAACCAACGTTGGTCGTCTGGTCGGTGTGGTGGCTTTGAAGGAG CTACGAACGGCAATTGAGAGTGTAAATAATGGAACACTCACACCAGAGTCAGTTAAAGCCAAGCAGGAAGAGGAAGCACGTGCACTTGTCCAAAAAG aaaccgacaacaacaacggcaTTTCGGCGGAAGATCCTCTACTCCCAAAGAGACCCGGTGACACGTTTAGtgacaaaaaagtaaataacacAATCACCTCGATGGATTCGGCATTGTCCAACTCGGACAACTGTTCGGACATTGAGCTAGATAATATTAACATTGATCACGGTGATACTTCTACCACTAACGGTACCAACAGCACCACCAAGCCACACACCAACAACCATTCCAGTCAACAGCAGTAG